The Nerophis lumbriciformis linkage group LG04, RoL_Nlum_v2.1, whole genome shotgun sequence genome contains the following window.
tacttcactgtgcaatctactaataaaagtttcaatcaatcaatcaaagggacGGGGGTTCTGACCACGTTTGAGTAAATTTAgatgcacactgtttatattttaAAGATGCATTTGGTTAGCAAGTTATGAAATCAAACCCTGATAATATTAAAAACTGAAATGGGGCCTTCAGTATAGTTTAGTTCCACAGAACTGACAAGAACTGACAAAAATACCTAATTAACGTCAATGTTTTGTCCACTTTCACAGCTTTTTGATCATTGCGACTAACATGAGTATTTTTAATAGGCTTCACTGCTACAACAAAACCTCTAAaataacacatccatccattttctaccacttaattTAATacgtaatatttatattttttttattcgtatctctaatattttggtacaCTTTTACAAACTATGCACATTGTCACTTCTCTGCACATTTTGTGTACAtaatatttttattctatttttatttatggattttttagATATCTTCCTTTTTTATATTATTACCTTCTGTCTGTACTGCACTTGGCACTCGAGTGGACAAAAAATGAAGAATTTACAATAAACTATTTGAACATTGAACTATAGACTATTATATTTTACCACAAAACTATGGGCACCCAATGAGTCTGTACCAGGGTCAAACTATCACCGTCATTTGACCTGTTTTAACTGTGGAGGCAGTGTTATATGTAACACTTATCCAGTATTAACTGTCTTACAAGTGCGTAAATCTGTGAAATATTACCTTATAAAAGAGAGCTACAATAGAACAGTTGTGTTAACTGTCTGTGTAAAAAGTATTAAAAGTGACACATTCATATTGTACTGAGCTGTCGGTATCTTGAGTTGTCATTACATTTTTTTCACATTGTTATTCTTTTATACACAAAAATTCTAAGAAAAAGCAAATCTGTaggtttttttttgccaaagtaTCATATGTCATGTTGAAACTTATTGTTTTTGTGACTTTTGaggcatattttttttaactaactaGCTAGCTCTCTCTCTTTGGATAGCTAAACACACGGTAAAGGCCTTAATTAGTGCCTCTATTCAATTAACCGCAGATTCTCTGAAAGTCCTCGGTGGTGTGGTCTGCAAAAGCAAATGACTGCCAGTGCCCGGGTCTGTGATTGGCACTagttgtggctgtaggcaacctcttaATGTAGTTTTTAAAATCGAGGTATCATGATTCAAACTTTTCATTTCTGATACGGCAGCCTTGAGCATTATCCGATATTGATCCGGCACAAATCATAAatagttgtattattttgttgtgtgggATGTTAGAATGATTTGATCAAGTCAAATTAATCAAACAGAGAACTTTGATAgatataaaaaaacactaacatattcattattaacagTCTGGAATGAACTTATGTTGTCTttaggttgaagtggagtggtaatcgaTTTATTTTGGCGATACCTCGTGGCCAAAATAATTCATTACGTTAAACCAGTAACACGTTTGCTTCcgaatactttctaatacgcttctgccttgggtaCTTTGAATCTGTAAGTATTACAGAACTGTAATGATTTTGTTTGTATTAACAAATGTGTTGCTTTGGACTGCAAGATTGTTCAACTACGGGAGttgttatatacagtacaggccaaaaatttggacacaacttctcattcaatgcgttttctttattttcatgactatttacattgtagattgaaacattaaaactacgaatgaacacatgtggagttatgtacttaacaaaaaaaggtgaaataactgaaaacatgttttgtattctagtttattcaaaatagccaccctttgctctgattactgctttgcacactcttggcattctctccatgagcttcaagaggtagtcacctgaaatggttttcacttcacaggtgtgccttatcagggtggaTTAggggaatttcttgctttatcaatggggttgggaccatcacttgtgttgtgaatgagaaggtgtgtccaaacttttggactctcctgtatgtctagcttgtgtgctcttGTGTGCTTCGCTGTTGTGTAGCTACTCCTGCCAAGTAGCCTGTAGCCTATCATGTGTACCTTGTGTTAATCACTGAAATAAAAGAAAAGACCAAACTTGTGTGCCTATTGAAGAacatttagatcagtggttcttaacctgggttcgatggaaccctaggggtttcggtgagttggccttaggggttcggcggaggtcaagacacacccgactcatcgtgtaaataaaaacttctccctatcggcgtattacggatacggcaacagcagaagtcacactgatttgcaggtgtgtaatttgttgtgagtttatgcactgtgttggttttgttctttgaacaaggtgatgttcatgcacgcttcattttgtgcaccagtaaaaaaacatggtaacactttagtatggggaacatattcaccattaattagttgcttataaacatgcaaattagtaacatattggctcttaactagtcattattaagtacttattaatgccttattcggcatggccttattataaccctaaccctctaaccctaaccctaaccctaaccctaaccctaaccctctaaccctaaccctaaccctaaccctaaccctaaccaaataactctaaattaagtttttgttacttagaatatgttccccatactaaagtgttaccaaaaacatataactttgtcttgaattaaaaaaaaaaaaacattttatttttcactaaagaagggttcagtgaatgtgcatatggaactggtggggttcggtacctccaacaaggttaagaaccactgatttagatgttaactatctgtccagctttgcacaagtcaaCGCGCCGTATTGGAGCGTTTGTATCGGATATTTTAAATGCAAACAATCCGGACACTCCAGGTTTTTATGAGCCCCACAGCTGCATTTGAAGCGCCATGAATGTTCAGCATCCACAAGCCTTATCTACCTCTGTGTGCGCTTTTAAATGTCGGTTGAACTATTAATGCTGGCTGAGTGGAACAACCTTGGTTCTTGTAGTGCAATATATTTGTTGATAACTAAACAAGTGGTCAAAGAAAGCTTACCATTTCCACTCTGCAGTGGTCGACCTgtgttataataaatataatcacATCTTCCTTTCATCTACCAGTTCTAATATCCATCTACTGCTTGTCCAACATTTCCAACACCGTGCAAAAGTGTGAGCTTCTGGGCAGGTCCACGTCACAGTGGCTAGCACAGTTGTTGTCCTCTCTGGGGGGAAGTCTGGGATTGGACTTTTTACACTTGGCAGCCTCGCCAAGGACCTCCAGCAGGTGCAGCAGGGCCAGTCTCAGCTCCCGGCAGCGCAGGGCGTACAGCAGGGGGTTGACGGCGGAGTTTAGAAGGCAGAGGGTGCTGCAGAAGGCGAAGGCCCTCTGCTGGGTGTGAGTCAGCACCACGGCGACGTCGGCCAGCATGAAGGAGAGCGCAGGGAGCCAGCAACCCACCAGCGTGAGCAGGATCAGGCCGAAAGTGCGCGCCAATCGGATGTCCATCCTCATGCGGGCATGGCCTGCATGGAGAACGGTCATGGAGGCCTCATGGCGATGGGCTTTCCACAGAATGAGGACGTAAGCCCCCAGGATGAGAGCCAGGAGGACCAGAATGAAGCCGGTCCAGCAGGCTAGGTAGCCCCGGCTGATGTAGGGAAAGAGGCGGGAGCAGGGCAAAGTCAGCCCAGTAGGACATGTCCAGCCCATCAGCGGTAAGGACGAGATAAAGACGGTGGCGCTCCAGAGCACCAGCAGCCCCAGCAGGGCTCTGCGCCGCGTCAGCAGCACCTTGTAGCCGCAGGGCCGGTGGATGCACAGGTAGCGATCCAGGGCGGTCAGCAGCAGGCTGCCCACCGAGTTGGTGAAGGCCATGGTGACGCCGCCCAGCTTAAAGAGGTAGGCGGTTGGGCCGTCGCTGCGGCGGAAGAGATGGAAGTCCAGGAAGCTGGTGGTGAAGAAGCAGCTGGCGAAGACGTCGGCCAGGGCCAGGTTGCCGATGAAGAGGTAGGAGGGCCGGTGGCGCAGCGAGGCCGTGGCGGCGATCACGCCCAGGATGAGGGCGTTCTCCAACAGCGTGACGGGGCCCGCCAGGAAGCAGATGGAGCCGATGGCCATCTTCTCCGCATCCAGCAGGACCATGTAGCACTCCAGGTTCTCGCATGACTCGCTGTTGACTGAAGGACATGTTTGACAAGAACATTCAACAAAGTCCCGGCTGATGACCACCTACCCGTCAGAGCGGACATATTCTCTTCCACTCCTCGCGGCGTTGCCTCCATGTTAGCCAACTTTGTACCTCTTTGATACAGAAGAAAGAAACATCAGGGACTACAGTAAACTGAATATACTCAGACAAGGATGTCAGATTTTGCCTGTTTCTCTGTTCACCTCCAAAAGTCGGCCATTTTTAAGGTTAATTGACACAATGAGCCAAATAAATTGTTCACATAGTCTGACAAAACAGCCTTGGCATTATTGTGTCAGCTGGAGTAGATAATGGCTGCCACAAAACCTCCATTAGAAACTTCTGGAATGTTCAAACATGGCTGCACGTAAGGTCATGAAACAAAACATGGGTGAGGTGACGTGACAATGGAAGCTGTGCAGCCAACTGAAATATGAACAAAATACACctaaagcagggatgtcaaacatatgGCCAgaaggccggatcaggcccgccaacaagttttatccggcccaccgGGATGAGTTTTTTAAGTATATTCCTTAACAGCATAAACAGATTTATATTCATTAACAGCATAAAaagattggtggacaaaatgagacaaagaatgagtgacataaaatatgtctttctgtggcagcgttgaagaaagttgtacatgtaaacaaactacagtgagttcaagggccgctgaaattagtaggacaaaacggcgctcgccaaatactctcatcagagaatcatgtttaatataaacagtgggatttctaacaattggggaggtttggGTCACGTTGTCCTCCcacagaaaccctattaaaacaaaaatatgtttttcctattttcatacatttttgaaaaagctccaaagaCCTACTAGGGCGGCTTTAAAGAGCCGCAGTTTGCAGACCCCGTTCTATGGGGATCCGTAAGCTAAATCTAGTTAATGACCCGTGCTCTGCAGgtcaaatgtattattgttagggttgcaaaggggtggaaagtttccggtaaatttcagggaactttctggaaatttaccacgggaagttaagctcgggaagtttggaaatgttGATCATTTTGTGATTATTCAAAGTTCTCTCATattattctacagaataagatgagaagcttgtaaaagactaatgcaatgccacacacagatataaatcgtcagctaaacaattggagtagtctttaaaaatatttgactgatggacaaatgaatagaaataggctagatgaataaatgaacactcaatcagcactcaaactataagctacattcttgtatgacaacagaatggcgagcagaacagaaggcagaggaaactacaccttttgatttagtatttgctagttgaactttacagatcacaaaaaaaggccaattcggatcgctaacgttgttagcataaattaatgggatttaacatagagaaatttagcatcacggctaacggagaaatattttcggttcattacgagactgtggtggtacataaacctagctagctagagatattggccccaaaatcattgaacaagtacaggaacagctagctagcttgagtggaagtctgctggagtagtctacagtcatacagtagcaagcaattacacctctattacacttaaataccatagatcaaatatatttaccccatcaaCACTTACCTAACTGGATGAAGtcattgggctcaaatactagtgtggcctcaatagccctgctgtagtgtgtagcatgctgggaataatctgtacatgtgatggaggaatgcacagtgcagggttgaaactCTACTGCATTTGTATTAAattaggttgttttagctaataatcatgctgcaagatctagcatgttgcattcaatgtttattcccattaatttcccgttaattcccatatattcccgttatttgtctattacctgacaccttctatgttagctacttctctttgtttataatgtctattttctgctggatttactctctattttatgctgcagctgttacatatactgttatattgtacatggtaattgttatatattgtatatatgatataaacatatgatataatatatcagtatatatcctataccagtggttcttaacctgggttcgatggaaccctagggtttcagtgagtcaggctcaggggttcggcgcaggtcaagacacacccgactcatcgtgtaaataaaaagttctccctatcggcgtattacggatacggcaacagcagaagtcagactgatttgcagttgtgtaatttgttgtgagtttatgcactgtgttggttttgttctttgaacaaggtgatgttcatgcatggttcattttgtgcaccagtaataaaacatgataacactttagtatggggaacatattcaccattaataagttgcttattaacatgcaaattagtaacatattggctcttaactagtcattattaagtacttattcatgccttattcggcatggccttattataaccctgaccctaaccctctaaccctaaccctggccttaaccctaaccctaaccaaataactctaaattaagtctttgttacttagaatataaaagttaaagtaccaatgattgtcacacacacactaggtgtggtgaaatttgtcctctgcatttgacccatcccctttttcaccccctgggaggtgaggggagcagtgggcagcagcggtggccgcacccgggaatcatttttggtgatttaacccccaattccaacccttgatgctgagtgccaagcagggaggtaatggctcccatttttatagtctttggtatgactcggctggggttagaactcacaacctacccatctcagggcggacactctaaccactaggccactgagtaggttaatatgttcccctagtgtccaaaaaactctgaattaagtctttgttacttagaatatgttccccatactaaagtgttaccaaaaacatatgactttgtcttgaatttttcactaaagaagggttcggtgaatgcgcatatgaaactagtggggttcggtacctccaaaaaggttaagaaccactgtcctatgctgtacatatattatgtaaatattacgtatataagTTATCttttatattgcttttagtctattttatacctgcattgtcctttccatcttttCCATAATTTGTAACTGAGCGACTGTGtggaaccatgaattgattaacgtggaccttgacttaagttgaaaaacttattcgggtgttaccgtttagtggtcaattgtgcggaatatgtaatgtactgtgcaatctactaataaaagtctcaatcaatcaatcaatcaatttcccttgtggatcattgaagtttgtctaagtctaagtctagttcccatggaaagtttccaactttgaatattcccggaattttgcgaccctaattattattattgattattgatcgtatcattaacatgctttaaaaaaaaaagtcaacagtcAGTGCTTACCAGGAGAATAACAACTCCTCAACTTTCACCTGGAGAGTTCACTCCGAGGCAAATTAAGAGCGCCGACTTCCTGCAGAGGGGAAGGcagaaaaaacaacaataataacaagagAGTAGATGTGGTTGAGCACTAAATGTGATTCCGCGTTCCCCCTCGATTTCTCTGTGTGTCAATATTGAACTGACACTCTTAAAAGGGAGCCATTTTAAAAGAAGGCAAGATGGAAAGTCAATTGGTGCTCAGAGCAAACAGATAAGGATCATTACAGCTCAGATTGAGGAGATAGAGCCTTGCTGATTGAGGCCATAAACACACAAGGCCATGACGGAACTCTATTTTCAGCATCTGTGGATGTGTACAAAATATTATAGATATTATTTGCATGACTTTCTGACTGATTTTGTCTACTTGTTCCATAGAGGCTACACAGGAGGCTTGCTGGGTGAGAGCCGGAAAAACGCTGCCCCCGTGTGGACACAGGAGGTACTGTAAGTCGAACGTACAGTTTGTCAGGTGAATGTGACAATATGCAATCAATAGATTAAAAGTTGGATGTAAGAGGATTTGAGGGGATTAAATAATGCAGGGATTAATGGGGGTAGGTCGGAAGTCTTATTTTAGGAGCAATTATGAATATGAGGCTTTCTTTATTATTGTTTAATGATACATagaaataaaataagaataaatcAATCTATAATATACAATACATTTAAGTACAATATACATAGGTACatacatttgactttttttttgctgttaaCTTAGTGTTTATAGTAAATATTATATTACAACTAATGTACAGTATGATAATAAacaacctgattggctgttaattGCTCATAGAATAGAAGAATAgagtagaatggactttattgtcattatatttgcatataacgagattaaggactccaatttaaggtgcggtagtggaaacaaatatgggatgaaaataaattacacaaggagtaataaaaataaaaaataagaattgaaataaacagacaacaatatacaaaatactgtacaatatacagaacaagacaagagtaccggagtaacaACAATCAGTGTcttgaagggtaatattgcacagtaaggTATtaaggtaggatattgtataggagtGAATTATTGATATCATCTatgtgcataaaaaaataaagaagttcCATTACATACaggaaagttgttttttttactcattcccTATTAAAAAGCCAGCACATTTCCCCTTTTCACTGCCCCAACGTGATTTGGCAACGACCACTCAAGTCACCGCCGACGCGCCGTTTCGACATTTCGACAACTATTCAGGCAAAAAGCAAATGTCagggagcaaaaaaaaaatgtcccaagAATGAACGACGGTAGCAGGGCCAGGTCTTCCTTTAGATGTGAGCGTATGCTGCAAGCTTACCTTTGACTGAAGCCGCGGTCCACCCGCTGTGGTGACGAGCAGGGCAAGTAAGAAGGATGACAACTGTGGCGACTGGGGAGAGAAAGAGAGACATAAGAAGGGAGGGAGGGagcaaatgatgatgatgatgataatgatgatgaaataACATGGGATGGAagcatttttattgttttgttgccAACAAACAACTGCCATCGGTGTGACCCTCAGGGTACagaacattaggcacacctgcacaatATGAACACATGTATCAACAATCACTCCCTCTGCAAAGATAACACTTATCACATTTTCAAAGACAACATTGTTGTCTAATATATTAATTTTCAGCAATGAGAAGATCAACATATTAGACCCATgcagccagggccggcccgtggcataggccgtataggcaaatgctaagggcgccgtccatcagggggcgccacgcaagtgccacaaatgttggaaagaaaaaagagaaaaaaaggtggtactattatttctaaatacaaaaaataatcccacgttaattaaaatgcaaagtaaagcctatttaatagaaatattatttgttacaacacccccccccccccccccccgcacggtgcaccccctcccttcccgtatcatgactctttttggacgtcaccacatcaaaaaatcaacacaagttgtcaaaacggccaaaacggtcaggtgcccagggaagaaaaaagagaaaagaagaggaggagaaacgagaaaagacagaggtagcaagtaggtaacgtagcctacatgaaattatttgtctgttacagaatgtgatagtaacctggctttttagcattaagctaatgttacatgagtcggcaattgctaatcaataaatagctagttctgttttaacgtcgggttaatattgtggagggggctaaattcttatggaaaataataatgtaacgttaggtaattacagtactcccacctacattcctctgggacatttgtattagatattttaagcaggtgttttttgtttacattgttattgccttctggttagctaatgtttgccctgcaggtaatagtcacttttccacccctttatatattaggtatagttgtaagtaaaaaaaaaaaaggtcaaagacaaagctattcggtttcttgtgagtatatacacttcactgccgatgtggggggggcgccacctaaaatcttgcctagggcgccagattggttagggcctgcATGCAGCTGTCAGTttgcagtagggttgtacggtataacggtactagtatagtatggcggtactaatgaatccaaaacggtactatactctgtttgaaaagtaccggttcccgggcatgacgtcaCGTCGTGAAATTGCTGGTTTTACGGCGGCGCAAATTCACAGAgtgcttacaagcagacacagtgtgtagacagaaaagggagaatgaacgcattttggcctaaaaactaaagataaaggtgaagttataacactgaaacgccctcaagaagaggtgcttcaagactaacatccatctgcagtctgcaatgttttagctactttgtcGATCAGGAGCTAGCGGTGCATGGCggagtgtgtcagtccatcgccagccaggcattaaaaaaatagacctaaaaatgaacaaacatcaatcttcaccaagacctCACTTTGGTTACTTGATTGACAaacacggcacccgagggtcttgtgagatgacgctggctgctgccagatcattattaagaaaaaacgaccgacaggaaggcgagacaCGCTTTTTGTTTCAacagactgcacagttcctgtcttcacaataaaagcgctgcttcatcctgcccgcgctaacaaaataagagtctcagaaagttgGCGCGCACaatctagcaagctacggagtttgccgccaatgtatttcttgtaaagtgtataaaaaggagtatggaagctggacactttcatgtggtattggacagaaaggaggactttttttctcctccatttgaaaatgtggacgttatcatcactactgtctgattccaatcaatgcaagttttttgtgttttattttattctattttgtgttttattttatttatttatttgtttttgtatttattaattaatttatttttattttattttttatttttta
Protein-coding sequences here:
- the cnr2 gene encoding cannabinoid receptor 2, which codes for MEATPRGVEENMSALTVNSESCENLECYMVLLDAEKMAIGSICFLAGPVTLLENALILGVIAATASLRHRPSYLFIGNLALADVFASCFFTTSFLDFHLFRRSDGPTAYLFKLGGVTMAFTNSVGSLLLTALDRYLCIHRPCGYKVLLTRRRALLGLLVLWSATVFISSLPLMGWTCPTGLTLPCSRLFPYISRGYLACWTGFILVLLALILGAYVLILWKAHRHEASMTVLHAGHARMRMDIRLARTFGLILLTLVGCWLPALSFMLADVAVVLTHTQQRAFAFCSTLCLLNSAVNPLLYALRCRELRLALLHLLEVLGEAAKCKKSNPRLPPREDNNCASHCDVDLPRSSHFCTVLEMLDKQ